The nucleotide window ACCAACGGACTTTTACCGCTGTTTAAAAAAAAGGTCATCACCAACAAAAAAAAATCTCTTCTCCCGTACAAGGTTGTTGCATCGCTTTGTATGGGTTCTAAAGAATTATATGATTATGTTGATAACAATCCAATCTTCTATTTTAAATCTTCTGAATTTGTAAATGATCCCAATGTCATTGCCAAAAACGACAATTTCATTTCCATCAGTTCAGCCCTTGAAGTGGACCTGACAGGTCAGGTCTGTACGGATTCAAAAGGATATCTTTTTTACAGCGGCATTGGTGACCAGGTTGATTTTATAAGAGGTTCAGCCATGTCAAAAGGTGGATTTTCCATTATTATCATTCCATCGACAGCTCAAAATGACAAAATTTCAAGAATCGTCCCCCATTTAAGTGAAGGCGCTGGTGTGGCAACAACCAGGGGAGATATTGATATTATCGTCACAGAGTACGGCATAGCTGAAATGAGAAGAAAAAGCATCTATCAACGGGTTATGGAACTTGCCCGGATTGCTCATCCGAAATTCAGAAAAGAACTCATAGAAGAAGCGAAAAAAAGACATTATATATTCCCGGACCAGATTCCCCCGACAACCCAGGATCTTTTGTTTCTGGATCAATACCACTATTCATTGAAACTGACCAATGGCAAAAACATTCTTTTCAGGCCGCTTTTGCCGTCTGATGAATTTGAATCCAGGCATTTTTACTATTCTTTGCAGGATGACTCTATTTATTACCGTTTTTTTAACAAACGCAAAGTGTTTTCAAGAGACATGCTTCAAAAGCAATGGGCAGATGTTGATTATCGAAGAAACATGACCTTCATCGGGCTGATGCAGTTGGGTAAAAGAAAACAGATCGTTGCTATCGGCTCTTATGCGGAAGCAGATGAGAATTCGGCAGAAGTGGCATTTCTTGTGAAAGAAAATCTCCATGGAATGGGAATTTGTTCATACCTCCTTGAAATTCTGGAAACTATTGCAAAAGAAAACAATTATAAACAATTTATTGCAACGGTTCTGGCGGAAAACCGGAAAATGCTCAAAGTTTTCCAGAAAAAGTATCCGTCTGCAAAATTCATAAGAAGCGGCAGCGGTGAAGTGGAAGTTGAAATGTCATTTCAACTTCCTGAAGTTTTATAAATTTTTATGTTATTTTTTTTTAGAACTCAGTTCCGGAAAATCCCAATAAAAATATTCTTTAATGCCTTCATCAACCGAATTGCCGTGTTTGGTAATTTCAATCTGCCGTAATTCAATTCTCCTGATTTTACCACTTATGGTTTTTGGAACCTCAGGAACAAATTCTATCATCCTGGGAATCTTAAATTTTGGCAAAATGGTAACAGTATGTTTAAAAAGTTCCAGCGCCAGTTCCCTGGATGCCTGATAATTTGGATTTAAAATCACATAGGCTTTTACAAGCTGATACCGGTTTGGATCAGGCGAACCTACAACTGCGGCTTCCGACACGGCAGGATGTTCTACAAGGGCACTTTCAACTTCAAATGGACCAATCCTGTAATCTGAAGATTTAATCACATCATCGGCTCTTCCCACAAACCACCAATACCCGTCCTCATCAAAGGATGCACGGTCCCCGGTATAATAATAATTATCAACAAATACAGAACTCATTTTTTCAGGATTACCGATATATTCTGAAAAAAGTCCGATTGGTCTCCAGTTGTTCAGTTTGACCACAATATGCCCCACTTGGTCCGCCTGAGTGATCTCATTGCCTTCATCATCAGCCAATGCCATATCATACATAAAAAACGGATTTCCAAAAGATCCTGGCCTTATATTTTCTTTCTTCCATGGAGGAGTTCCAATCATGGCTGTTGATTCTGTCTGACCATAAATATCTCTGATTTGTGTTTTTGTATATTTTTTCCATTTTTCAATCACATCGGAATTCAAAGGCTCACCTGCACTGACCGAGTTTCGCAGGCAAGACAGGTCAAAAGAGTCAAGATTCATATTCACAAAAGTTCTCCATACAGTCGGAGGGGCGCAAAAAGTTGTCACTTTATGCCTTGAGACTGCATCAAGATATTGTTCGCCATCCAGAAATGAATATTTAAACCCGATTGTTGTGGCACCGACATTAAAAGGGGCAAAAAAACTTGACCAGCACCACTTTGCCCATCCAGGGGCGCTCAGGTTGTGATGAATATCATCCGGCCTGACACCAATCATTACAGCAGTTGACAAATGTCCCACAGGATATGATACTGCTGTGTGCCCGACACGCTTGGGAAGTCCGGTTGTTCCCGAGGTAAAAAAGCAAAAAAGGATATCGTCAGATTTTGTCTTTGCTGCTTTGGCATCAAAAGATTCATTTTCAATCACATCAAAGCATGTCCATCCTGCCTTTTGTCCTAAAACCAATTTAAGTTTGGGTTGAAATTTTATTTCTTCGAGAGCTTTATCAATAAGATCTGCCGATGCTTGATCAGCCACAACCACATTGGGAGGATAAATTTCAAACCGAAATTCCAACTCTCTTTGAGTCATTGTCGTTGCCGTTGGAACGCTCACTATTCCGGCCTTGATACACCCCAGACAGGCAAACCAGTTCTCAGGCAAGTTCGGCGTCATCATATAGAGGCTATCCCCTTTTTCAACGCCTGATTTATGGAAAAAGTTGATCAGCTGATTCGCCTTTTGAAATAGAGTTCCATAAGAATATGTTTTGGTCTCTCTGGTATCAAGATCCGTCCAGATCAAAGCTTTTTTATCTGGATTTTCTTTGACATGAAGATCTTCAAATATGTCTGAGGCCCAATTAAAATATTCAGGGATCTCCATTGCATTTAATTGGATAAATAATTTTTTGGCACACTCTTGAGTGGCCAAGGCGTCTTCCATCATATTTATCCTGATAACCTCTTTAAAAAGCTCTTTCATACCTTTAAAACACTCCTTGCATTCTGTTTTAATGTTATATATAAGCTAAGACCAAAAACACTTGGTTGTATAGTTTATCATAATAATGTTTGTCAAAGTTTTTTTCTGATTTTTACAATATATATACCCTATTACACAAAATGAGTCTCCAATTTATGAGTCCTTTGTTTATGAAAAAAGACCATATTACAATAATACTTGCCCCGCTTCAGGGGTTTACTGATGTGACCTATCGAAATGTATTTTCAGATCATTTTTCAGGCGTGGATGAGGCCGTAGCCCCTTTTATCTCAACCATGGGTCAGATGCGCCTGAAGCCTTCCAGGATCAAGGATGTGGCACCTGAAAACAATAAAAAGATTTTTGTGATCCCCCAAATCCTCGGAAATGTTGCCAAAGATTTTATATTCCTTGCAGATCACCTTTATGAAATGGGGCATGAAAAAATAAACTGGAACCTGGGTTGCCCTCATTCAAAAATTGCTAAAAAACAAAGAGGATCAGGGCTTTTAATGTATCCTGATAAAATTGATGCCTTTCTGGATACCGTGCTGCCCAGAATTTCAAATACACTTTCTGTAAAAATCCGGTT belongs to Desulfobacula toluolica Tol2 and includes:
- a CDS encoding GNAT family N-acetyltransferase is translated as MNLRETCPEKVLSAEDSVKKIKNGSRVFIGTGCGEPQRLIKAMIEDLSIQDIVIYQMLSSTLSKYVNDDNFLSRFSIKLFFISALMRQSAFEGKIDYIPVYLSQIPEIFENHEIGLDVALIQVSPPDHHGYCSLGISVDITLSGMKNADIVIAQVNPEMPRTWGDSIVHIDEINYLVEHTEPILESLPGIKNQEVIERIGHYVNILVDDGATLQIGFGHLPDAVVSYLSDKKDLGIHTQVITNGLLPLFKKKVITNKKKSLLPYKVVASLCMGSKELYDYVDNNPIFYFKSSEFVNDPNVIAKNDNFISISSALEVDLTGQVCTDSKGYLFYSGIGDQVDFIRGSAMSKGGFSIIIIPSTAQNDKISRIVPHLSEGAGVATTRGDIDIIVTEYGIAEMRRKSIYQRVMELARIAHPKFRKELIEEAKKRHYIFPDQIPPTTQDLLFLDQYHYSLKLTNGKNILFRPLLPSDEFESRHFYYSLQDDSIYYRFFNKRKVFSRDMLQKQWADVDYRRNMTFIGLMQLGKRKQIVAIGSYAEADENSAEVAFLVKENLHGMGICSYLLEILETIAKENNYKQFIATVLAENRKMLKVFQKKYPSAKFIRSGSGEVEVEMSFQLPEVL
- a CDS encoding acyl-CoA synthetase, translating into MKELFKEVIRINMMEDALATQECAKKLFIQLNAMEIPEYFNWASDIFEDLHVKENPDKKALIWTDLDTRETKTYSYGTLFQKANQLINFFHKSGVEKGDSLYMMTPNLPENWFACLGCIKAGIVSVPTATTMTQRELEFRFEIYPPNVVVADQASADLIDKALEEIKFQPKLKLVLGQKAGWTCFDVIENESFDAKAAKTKSDDILFCFFTSGTTGLPKRVGHTAVSYPVGHLSTAVMIGVRPDDIHHNLSAPGWAKWCWSSFFAPFNVGATTIGFKYSFLDGEQYLDAVSRHKVTTFCAPPTVWRTFVNMNLDSFDLSCLRNSVSAGEPLNSDVIEKWKKYTKTQIRDIYGQTESTAMIGTPPWKKENIRPGSFGNPFFMYDMALADDEGNEITQADQVGHIVVKLNNWRPIGLFSEYIGNPEKMSSVFVDNYYYTGDRASFDEDGYWWFVGRADDVIKSSDYRIGPFEVESALVEHPAVSEAAVVGSPDPNRYQLVKAYVILNPNYQASRELALELFKHTVTILPKFKIPRMIEFVPEVPKTISGKIRRIELRQIEITKHGNSVDEGIKEYFYWDFPELSSKKK